A genomic window from Silene latifolia isolate original U9 population chromosome Y, ASM4854445v1, whole genome shotgun sequence includes:
- the LOC141628215 gene encoding uncharacterized protein LOC141628215 gives MLYRYFASKTTKDIIAMEPPAPDIDDFIYWKFIEDGVYTGKSGYFLLWSQTPAASSARSRLHQFPWNIVWKKTLSRKLSILLWKMAHNILPTNINLLSRGLNVAQECHLCHSSHESMDHLFRSCSIAQHLWKSSWLGINAMANPFIPFLTWIADFLTYLARQSFGLHKDSGLIYFCCILRAIWNSRNLVVFQNHPVQPAAIYHLIGNLVSSTSQLRLIRSSFEPHAVCLPPIKMAGICNPQSDQVVYISLSIQQDATIQCFTGIILDSALGDSVSNTIRARSLFVASARLLIWAMQYAQQKNYSHVSFRISCRKLSSVLANKLPVPILDDTLSFGSVLCLYYTLYGL, from the coding sequence ATGCTCTACCGTTATTTTGCTTCTAAAACTACAAAGGACATCATTGCTATGGAACCTCCAGCCCCTGATATTGATGACTTTATTTATTGGAAGTTTATTGAGGATGGTGTTTATACAGGTAAGTCGGGATATTTTCTTCTTTGGTCACAAACTCCAGCTGCTTCTTCAGCTCGTTCTAGGCTGCACCAGTTTCCTTGGAACATTGTCTGGAAAAAGACACTCTCACGCAAGTTATCGATCCTTCTTTGGAAAATGGCGCACAATATATTACCCACTAATATAAACTTGTTATCACGAGGTTTGAATGTGGCCCAAGAGTGTCACCTTTGCCACTCTTCACATGAGTCCATGGATCACCTTTTTAGATCGTGTTCGATAGCACAACACTTATGGAAATCTTCTTGGCTTGGTATTAATGCCATGGCAAATCCTTTCATCCCCTTTCTTACATGGATTGCGGATTTTTTAACTTATCTTGCACGTCAATCTTTCGGATTGCACAAGGACTCCGgcttgatatatttttgttgtaTACTCCGTGCAATATGGAACTCTCGGAATTTAGTTGTTTTCCAAAATCATCCGGTCCAGCCGGCAGCTATTTACCATCTCATTGGTAATCTGGTAAGTTCCACTTCTCAGCTACGTCTAATTAGGTCATCTTTTGAACCGCATGCTGTTTGTCTTCCTCCTATCAAGATGGCAGGAATTTGCAATCCTCAAAGCGACCAAGTTGTTTACATTTCACTCTCAATCCAGCAAGATGCGACAATACAGTGCTTCACTGGTATTATTTTGGATTCTGCTTTGGGTGACTCAGTTTCTAACACAATTCGGGCGCGATCGTTGTTTGTTGCATCCGCACGTCTACTCATTTGGGCTATGCAGTATGCTCAACAGAAGAATTATAGCCACGTTTCCTTTCGTATTTCATGTCGAAAATTATCCTCTGTTCTGGCAAACAAATTGCCGGTACCAATTCTTGACGACACTCTGTCTTTCGGATCCGTACTTTGTTTGTACTACACCCTCTATGGTCTGTAA